In the Pseudanabaena sp. PCC 7367 genome, one interval contains:
- a CDS encoding NIL domain-containing protein, whose product MKKRVNLSLPKKSILLPITYRLAKDFNVAANIIRAQVAPNQVGKMVVELSGDIDRLEEAVEWMRSLDIEVSMNGREIVIDENICVDCGLCTGVCPTGALTLNPETYKLNFARSRCIVCEQCIPSCPVEAISTNL is encoded by the coding sequence ATGAAAAAGCGCGTTAATCTTTCTCTGCCCAAAAAATCGATCCTGTTGCCAATTACCTATCGTTTGGCCAAGGATTTTAATGTGGCTGCCAATATTATCAGGGCGCAGGTGGCTCCCAATCAGGTGGGTAAGATGGTGGTAGAGCTATCGGGGGATATCGATCGCCTGGAAGAAGCCGTCGAATGGATGCGATCGCTGGATATTGAAGTGTCGATGAATGGCCGCGAAATTGTGATCGATGAAAATATCTGTGTTGATTGCGGCTTGTGTACGGGGGTTTGCCCCACTGGCGCACTCACGCTCAATCCTGAAACATATAAGCTGAATTTTGCTCGATCGCGCTGCATTGTCTGTGAGCAGTGTATTCCTTCCTGCCCCGTTGAAGCGATCTCAACTAACTTATAA